Proteins encoded by one window of Gemmatimonadota bacterium:
- the nusA gene encoding transcription termination factor NusA, with translation MATSAEMLSAFRELSSSKQLDRSELLDLLRDGIHAALMKKYGPNVRFELNVDELQGTLSVIRLRQVSDVVEDASAQVSLEEAQFEDPDFQVGDVLEEEVPFEAFGRLAVQAAKQRIIQRVREGERNRIRDEFANKVGELLSGEIQQVERGKFVIMLNRFREAEAIVPYREQNHREQFSQGDTIRAVLKRLEETPKGPRLILSRGDPLFVKALFKLEVPEIQQQIVEIRGIAREVGSRTKVAVISRDDAIDPVGACVGLKGSRVQAVVNELGGERIDIVPWSPDPERFARLALAPARVAKVFSDPATKTIQAVVDEDQLSLAIGRNGQNVRLASELTGWKIDLYSSREWLERGGEGPLFALASTDEEAETRVPLAQLEGLSPELVAILDQAGYTTLNDVIDLEAEDIAKIPGMTGGTAEELLRFVTDLTEDEPEGDAPPA, from the coding sequence ATGGCGACGTCCGCCGAGATGCTGTCGGCCTTTCGTGAACTGTCCAGCAGCAAGCAGCTCGATCGATCGGAACTGCTCGATCTGTTGCGTGATGGCATTCATGCGGCCCTGATGAAGAAGTACGGTCCCAACGTTCGCTTCGAGCTGAACGTGGACGAACTGCAGGGGACCCTCTCCGTCATCCGGCTCCGCCAGGTGTCCGACGTGGTCGAAGACGCGAGCGCGCAGGTCTCGCTCGAAGAGGCGCAATTCGAGGATCCCGACTTCCAGGTCGGCGACGTCCTCGAGGAAGAGGTGCCGTTCGAGGCCTTCGGCCGTCTCGCCGTGCAGGCCGCGAAGCAGCGCATCATCCAGCGCGTCCGCGAAGGCGAGCGCAATCGCATCCGCGACGAATTCGCCAACAAGGTCGGCGAGTTGCTCTCGGGCGAGATCCAGCAGGTCGAGCGCGGCAAGTTCGTGATCATGCTGAATCGCTTCCGCGAAGCCGAAGCCATCGTCCCGTATCGCGAGCAGAATCACCGCGAGCAGTTCAGCCAGGGCGACACGATCCGCGCGGTGCTCAAGCGCCTCGAGGAGACCCCGAAGGGGCCGCGGCTGATTCTCTCGCGTGGCGACCCGCTCTTCGTGAAGGCGCTGTTCAAGCTCGAGGTCCCGGAAATCCAGCAGCAGATCGTGGAAATCCGCGGCATCGCCCGCGAAGTCGGCAGCCGCACCAAGGTCGCCGTCATCTCGCGTGACGACGCCATCGATCCGGTGGGTGCCTGCGTCGGCCTCAAGGGGTCGCGCGTGCAGGCCGTCGTGAACGAACTCGGCGGCGAACGCATCGACATCGTCCCCTGGTCGCCCGATCCGGAACGCTTTGCCCGGTTGGCGCTCGCGCCGGCCCGCGTGGCGAAGGTGTTCTCCGATCCGGCCACCAAGACGATCCAGGCCGTGGTCGACGAGGACCAGCTCTCGCTGGCGATCGGCCGCAACGGGCAGAACGTGCGGCTCGCCTCGGAACTGACCGGCTGGAAGATCGATCTCTATTCGAGCCGCGAGTGGTTGGAGCGCGGTGGCGAAGGGCCGTTGTTCGCGCTCGCCTCGACGGACGAGGAAGCGGAGACGCGCGTCCCGCTGGCGCAGCTGGAAGGGCTCTCGCCCGAACTGGTCGCGATTCTCGATCAGGCCGGCTACACCACGCTGAACGACGTGATCGACCTCGAGGCCGAGGACATCGCGAAGATCCCCGGGATGACCGGTGGCACGGCGGAAGAGTTGCTCCGCTTCGTGACCGATCTCACCGAGGACGAGCCCGAGGGTGACGCCCCTCCCGCCTGA
- the murA gene encoding UDP-N-acetylglucosamine 1-carboxyvinyltransferase, protein MAPRFVVRGGRPLAGTIRPAGNKNAALPVIAATLLADGPVHLQNIPRIRDVETLLELLVDLGASVNWTGPNAVTVDTRAVKPKPLDPVLCTRIRASILLAGPLLARFGAVTLPPPGGDVIGRRRVDTHFLALERLGALVTVGDRFEIEAKQLIGADIFLDEPSVTGTENALMAAVAAKGRTTLRNAASEPHVQDTALVLVAMGAHIEGIGSNTYVIEGGKPLGGCTYAIGPDHIEIGSFIGLAAVTNGQITIDGVRPDDLRSMLLGFDRLGIRPRIVGDQLIVDSGQERRVRPDLGGHVPKLEDGPWPAFPADVMSIALVAATQCEGMILMHEKMFESRLFFVDKLIGMGARIVLCDPHRAVISGPSALRGGKVESPDIRAGMAMVLAALAADGESYIHNIGQVERGYENIDKRLIALGADLERVEG, encoded by the coding sequence ATGGCCCCTCGATTTGTAGTTCGCGGTGGACGTCCCTTGGCCGGGACGATCCGCCCTGCTGGCAACAAGAACGCCGCCCTGCCGGTCATCGCCGCCACCCTGCTGGCGGACGGTCCGGTCCATCTCCAGAACATCCCGCGCATCCGGGACGTCGAGACGCTGCTCGAGCTGCTCGTCGACCTCGGGGCGTCGGTCAACTGGACCGGCCCCAACGCCGTCACCGTCGATACGCGTGCGGTGAAGCCGAAGCCACTCGACCCGGTCCTCTGCACGCGGATCCGCGCGTCGATCCTGCTTGCCGGCCCGCTCCTGGCCCGCTTCGGCGCCGTCACCCTTCCTCCGCCGGGGGGAGACGTCATTGGGCGTCGTCGCGTGGACACCCACTTCCTCGCCCTCGAGCGGCTGGGCGCGTTGGTGACCGTCGGCGATCGCTTCGAGATCGAGGCGAAGCAGCTGATCGGTGCCGACATCTTCCTCGACGAACCGAGCGTCACCGGCACCGAGAACGCGCTGATGGCAGCGGTAGCCGCCAAGGGGCGGACCACGCTCCGGAACGCCGCCTCCGAGCCGCACGTGCAGGACACGGCGCTGGTGCTCGTGGCGATGGGCGCCCACATCGAGGGGATCGGCAGCAACACCTACGTCATCGAAGGTGGCAAGCCGCTCGGCGGCTGCACCTACGCCATCGGCCCCGACCACATCGAGATCGGCTCGTTCATCGGCCTCGCCGCCGTGACCAACGGGCAGATCACGATCGACGGCGTTCGCCCCGACGATCTCCGCTCGATGTTGCTCGGCTTCGATCGCCTCGGCATCCGGCCGCGGATCGTCGGCGACCAGCTCATCGTCGATTCCGGCCAGGAGCGCCGCGTCCGCCCCGATCTGGGTGGTCACGTCCCCAAGCTCGAAGACGGCCCCTGGCCTGCCTTCCCGGCCGACGTGATGTCGATCGCGCTGGTCGCCGCGACGCAGTGCGAAGGGATGATCCTGATGCACGAGAAGATGTTCGAGTCCCGGCTCTTCTTCGTCGACAAGCTGATCGGCATGGGCGCGCGCATCGTCCTCTGCGATCCGCACCGCGCCGTGATCAGCGGCCCGTCGGCGCTCCGGGGCGGCAAGGTGGAGTCGCCCGACATCCGCGCCGGGATGGCGATGGTGCTGGCGGCCCTCGCCGCCGATGGCGAGAGCTACATCCACAACATCGGGCAGGTCGAGCGCGGCTACGAGAACATCGACAAGCGCCTCATTGCCCTCGGAGCCGACCTCGAGCGTGTCGAGGGCTGA
- a CDS encoding cysteine desulfurase-like protein has protein sequence MSAALTVEQIRAQFPALERQHAGHPVAYFDGPGGTQVPLAVADAIRDYLLHHNANTHWAYPTSVETDALLLEARRTYAAFFGGAENEIVFGNNMTTITFHVARALARGWNAGDEIIVTELDHHANLAPWQAVAKERGLVLKMLPLDVETWQLRLDLLPGLLTERTKLLAIGAASNALGTISDVAAATKLAKNAGALVYVDGVHYSPHHLPDPKSIGADFFACSSYKFYGPHVGVLWGRHPVLSTIDVPKLEPAPDTAPERLETGTQNHEGIVGAAAAVQWIASLGGGEGNLRSRLVRSYDLLHRRERDLFQQLWDGLGDISGVKRLGPPPGTPRTATIAFTVAGKSSEDVARGLVDHGCFVSNGDFYATTVARRLGLEVEGMVRIGAACYTTSEEVARVVAGVAALSRRS, from the coding sequence ATGAGCGCCGCGCTGACGGTCGAGCAGATTCGCGCGCAGTTCCCGGCGCTGGAGCGCCAGCACGCTGGCCATCCGGTGGCCTACTTCGACGGTCCTGGCGGCACCCAGGTGCCGCTCGCCGTGGCCGACGCGATCCGCGACTACCTGCTGCACCACAACGCCAACACCCACTGGGCGTATCCGACGTCGGTGGAGACGGACGCGTTGCTGCTGGAGGCGCGTCGTACCTACGCCGCCTTCTTCGGCGGGGCGGAGAACGAGATCGTCTTCGGCAACAACATGACGACGATCACCTTCCATGTGGCGCGTGCCCTCGCGCGCGGCTGGAACGCCGGCGACGAGATCATCGTCACCGAGCTCGACCACCACGCCAACCTCGCGCCGTGGCAGGCGGTCGCGAAGGAACGCGGCCTGGTGCTGAAGATGCTGCCGCTCGACGTCGAGACGTGGCAGCTGCGCCTCGACTTGCTGCCGGGGCTGCTCACCGAGCGCACCAAGCTGCTGGCGATCGGTGCCGCCTCGAATGCGCTCGGCACCATCTCCGACGTGGCGGCGGCGACCAAGCTGGCCAAGAACGCCGGCGCACTCGTCTACGTCGATGGCGTGCACTACTCGCCGCATCACCTTCCCGATCCGAAGTCGATTGGGGCGGACTTCTTCGCCTGCAGCTCGTACAAGTTCTACGGCCCGCATGTCGGCGTGTTGTGGGGCCGCCATCCGGTGCTGAGCACGATCGACGTGCCGAAGCTCGAGCCGGCGCCCGACACAGCCCCGGAGCGCCTCGAGACCGGCACGCAGAACCACGAAGGGATCGTCGGCGCCGCAGCCGCGGTGCAGTGGATTGCGTCGCTCGGTGGTGGCGAGGGGAACCTCCGCTCACGCCTGGTGCGCAGCTACGACCTGCTCCACCGCCGCGAGCGCGATCTCTTCCAGCAGTTGTGGGATGGGTTGGGAGACATCTCCGGCGTGAAGCGCCTCGGTCCACCGCCGGGCACGCCGCGCACCGCGACGATCGCGTTCACGGTGGCAGGGAAGTCGTCGGAGGACGTCGCGCGCGGGCTCGTCGATCACGGCTGCTTCGTGTCGAATGGCGACTTCTACGCCACCACGGTGGCGCGGCGTCTGGGGCTGGAAGTGGAGGGGATGGTTCGGATTGGTGCCGCTTGCTACACCACATCAGAGGAAGTTGCGCGCGTCGTCGCCGGGGTCGCTGCGCTCAGTCGCCGCAGCTAG
- a CDS encoding polyphenol oxidase family protein has translation MSRADERRLPGDVPRWEVPGWRERFGVVAGITGRGDDPTTPFDLGLWTDQPVGEVMGRWRAFRASLTDTPSMVMAHQVHGDHVLWHGATAGGWTIHEGADGHATARRGLALLVTVADCVPIYLVAPAKGAIALLHAGWRGTAAGILANGLQLLHGHAGVEPPEVVMHAGVAISGPCYEVGAEVVTGVGLVAEGPGPWHLDLRAVLLEQARALGVGEATASGHCSSAQRDAFFSHRGSGGTDGRMVAYLGLPSPCRGPV, from the coding sequence GTGTCGAGGGCTGACGAGCGCCGCCTCCCCGGTGACGTCCCACGGTGGGAGGTCCCGGGGTGGCGGGAGCGCTTCGGCGTCGTCGCCGGCATCACCGGCCGCGGCGACGATCCCACCACCCCCTTCGACCTGGGCCTCTGGACCGACCAGCCGGTCGGCGAGGTCATGGGGCGCTGGCGGGCCTTCCGCGCCTCCCTGACCGACACCCCGTCCATGGTGATGGCCCACCAGGTCCACGGCGACCACGTCCTCTGGCACGGGGCCACGGCCGGCGGCTGGACCATCCACGAGGGAGCGGATGGCCATGCCACCGCTCGTCGGGGTCTCGCCCTGTTGGTGACCGTGGCCGACTGCGTCCCGATCTACCTCGTGGCCCCGGCCAAGGGGGCAATCGCCCTCCTCCATGCCGGCTGGCGGGGGACGGCGGCCGGGATCCTCGCCAATGGCCTCCAGCTGCTCCACGGCCACGCCGGAGTGGAGCCCCCCGAGGTGGTCATGCACGCCGGGGTGGCGATCTCCGGCCCCTGTTACGAGGTCGGGGCCGAGGTGGTCACCGGGGTGGGGCTGGTGGCCGAGGGGCCGGGGCCCTGGCACCTCGACCTCCGGGCGGTCCTCCTCGAGCAGGCCAGGGCGCTCGGGGTGGGGGAGGCCACGGCCAGCGGACACTGCTCCTCGGCCCAGCGGGACGCCTTCTTTTCCCACCGGGGGAGCGGCGGCACGGACGGCCGGATGGTGGCGTATCTGGGGCTCCCGTCCCCTTGCCGGGGCCCCGTCTGA
- the truB gene encoding tRNA pseudouridine(55) synthase TruB yields MLIDKPVGWTSHDVVAAVRRQLGTRSVGHAGTLDPFATGLLVVLIGRATRLARFVEAGEKGYEATIRFGIGTDTDDSAGTPTVTVEPDAWPTREALEQAAASLEGVQSQRPPAYSAKHVGGTRAYVLARAGETVDLAPVDVMVHRLTLGEWTPPMLTMHATVGRGTYIRALARDLGSRVGLPAHCATLRRTSIGPFSVADAVTPEEISLEALRSPVEMVAMLPQVRLDAAAARDVGFGRSVPQQDAQEGHAALLAEDGRLLAVAGAVNGRWQPEVVLEPAA; encoded by the coding sequence ATGCTCATTGACAAGCCGGTGGGCTGGACCTCGCACGATGTCGTGGCGGCGGTACGGCGACAGTTGGGAACGCGCAGTGTCGGCCACGCCGGCACGCTCGATCCCTTCGCCACGGGACTGCTGGTGGTGCTGATCGGACGGGCCACCCGACTCGCGCGCTTCGTCGAAGCCGGCGAGAAGGGGTATGAGGCCACGATCCGCTTCGGCATCGGCACCGACACCGACGACTCCGCCGGCACGCCGACCGTGACGGTCGAGCCCGACGCCTGGCCGACGCGCGAGGCGCTGGAACAGGCCGCGGCGTCGCTCGAAGGGGTGCAGTCGCAGCGACCGCCGGCCTATTCGGCGAAACATGTGGGTGGCACCCGCGCGTACGTGCTGGCGCGCGCCGGGGAGACGGTCGATCTCGCGCCGGTCGATGTCATGGTGCATCGCCTGACACTCGGGGAATGGACGCCGCCGATGCTGACGATGCACGCGACGGTGGGCCGCGGGACCTACATCCGGGCGTTGGCGAGGGACCTGGGGAGCCGTGTCGGATTGCCGGCCCACTGCGCCACGCTGCGACGGACCTCGATCGGTCCCTTTTCGGTGGCCGATGCCGTGACGCCGGAGGAGATCTCGTTGGAGGCGTTGCGCAGCCCGGTCGAGATGGTGGCGATGCTGCCGCAGGTCCGGCTCGATGCAGCGGCCGCGCGGGATGTCGGCTTCGGCCGGTCGGTGCCGCAGCAGGACGCGCAGGAGGGGCATGCCGCACTCCTCGCCGAGGATGGTCGGCTGCTCGCGGTGGCTGGGGCGGTGAATGGTCGGTGGCAACCCGAGGTCGTGCTGGAGCCTGCGGCATGA
- the rbfA gene encoding 30S ribosome-binding factor RbfA, whose amino-acid sequence MAGKGNSRRPEQVGETIRAVLAEALLRGEVRDPRVGMVTVSAVEVTRDLSHATVRVVPHGEPAEREAAVEGLQRAAGFLRGFVAKALTTRITPELHFVLDRGFEHALEIDRLLAGLKREEEAS is encoded by the coding sequence ATGGCAGGGAAGGGGAATTCGCGGCGCCCGGAGCAGGTGGGTGAGACGATCCGGGCGGTGCTCGCCGAGGCGCTGTTGCGCGGCGAGGTGCGCGATCCCCGCGTGGGGATGGTGACCGTCAGTGCGGTGGAAGTCACTCGCGACCTGTCGCATGCGACGGTCCGGGTGGTGCCGCACGGCGAACCGGCGGAGCGTGAGGCCGCCGTGGAAGGGTTGCAGCGAGCGGCGGGGTTCCTGCGCGGCTTTGTCGCGAAGGCGCTGACCACTCGCATCACGCCCGAGTTGCACTTCGTGCTGGATCGCGGGTTCGAGCACGCGCTGGAGATCGATCGCCTCCTGGCGGGCCTGAAGCGCGAGGAGGAGGCCTCCTGA
- the infB gene encoding translation initiation factor IF-2 — MVKSRVHDLAAEFGVPVEQVMGMLREMNIFVRSHLSALEPDQVAAARVRWEREKRKAAEAPAPKKGRRKVAEAAPAPTPADAKPVRRRRTAAEVAEAEAKAAEEAEEVAARGGLLDLEPLVLEVPVAEAKPVLSLEERAKLLFKDLPPAPPEPEPTVVEPRAVESAESAEPAVAADAAPAAEPVAPVAAVVRPPLPPMPPRPQPSRPTTPPPAASGTSAGGPAKPFIPPRVQRPAPGSGHSSGGHSSGGQSGPGGRPRPVFSSSNPSQGRGGSGGGGGSGAIPTQVGNAGSTAPRTFGPDAQPGGGRKKGPGKKGKKSFVDQDQVQANILKTLHGMKGPAPRRKIRSDEPSYRDIIASRAAEEKEREKTIIRVNEFISVSELAEAMKVPANQIVAFAFKELGLMVTVNQRLDFDQIELIASEFGFQAVREEEYHAEVVEEEVEEEGTLSPRPPVVTIMGHVDHGKTSLLDYIRKANVAAGEAGGITQHIGAYQIEMGGKSITFLDTPGHQAFTTMRARGAQVTDIVVLVVAADDQVMPQTIEAISHAKNAGVPIVVAINKIDLPAANPGKVKQDLLQHSVVLEEFGGTTLHSMISAKKGTGIQELLEQLLLQAEILELKANADAKAHGTVIEATLDAGKGPLATILVQKGTLRVGENFICGKYSGRVRALYDERGKAVKSAGPSIPVQVLGFEGVPAAGDTFIAMTDAVEARDIAQKRQRLEREAQNRRSARGGTLEDISRALKEGAVSQLRIIIKADQGGPAEALADSLAQLGTNEVRVDIVHRGVGQISESDVLLAKASGAIILGFHVRPDANARSAAEREGVDIRTYRIIYEAVEDVKNALEGLLKPEEKETILGEAEVREVFKVTRVGTIAGCMVRSGIIPRTARVRLLRDGSVVYTGNLGSLKRFKDDAKEVREGLECGIGIENFNDVKVGDVIEAFRTEEVKRTLAASAAQD, encoded by the coding sequence GTGGTCAAGAGCAGAGTGCACGACCTCGCCGCGGAGTTTGGCGTTCCCGTTGAGCAGGTGATGGGAATGTTGCGCGAGATGAACATCTTCGTGCGCAGTCACTTGTCGGCGTTGGAGCCGGACCAGGTGGCGGCGGCGCGAGTGCGTTGGGAGCGGGAAAAGCGGAAGGCAGCCGAAGCGCCGGCCCCGAAGAAGGGGCGTCGCAAGGTGGCCGAGGCCGCGCCTGCCCCGACGCCGGCAGACGCCAAGCCGGTTCGCCGTCGCCGCACCGCCGCCGAAGTCGCCGAGGCCGAGGCCAAGGCCGCCGAGGAGGCCGAGGAAGTCGCCGCACGCGGTGGCCTGCTCGATCTCGAGCCGCTCGTCCTCGAGGTTCCGGTCGCCGAGGCGAAGCCGGTGCTCTCGCTCGAGGAGCGCGCCAAGCTGCTCTTCAAGGATCTGCCGCCCGCGCCGCCGGAGCCGGAGCCGACCGTCGTCGAGCCCCGCGCCGTCGAGTCCGCCGAATCGGCTGAGCCGGCCGTTGCCGCCGATGCCGCGCCTGCCGCCGAGCCGGTGGCTCCCGTGGCCGCCGTCGTGCGTCCGCCGCTTCCGCCGATGCCGCCGCGGCCCCAGCCGTCGCGCCCGACCACGCCGCCGCCTGCCGCCAGTGGCACGTCGGCCGGTGGACCGGCCAAGCCGTTCATCCCGCCGCGCGTGCAGCGCCCGGCGCCGGGGAGCGGCCATTCGTCCGGTGGGCATTCATCGGGTGGGCAGAGCGGTCCTGGTGGCCGTCCGCGCCCGGTCTTCTCGTCGAGCAATCCGTCGCAGGGTCGTGGCGGCAGTGGTGGCGGTGGTGGCAGCGGCGCGATCCCGACGCAGGTCGGCAACGCCGGTTCGACCGCACCGCGCACCTTCGGGCCTGACGCGCAGCCGGGTGGTGGCCGCAAGAAGGGGCCGGGCAAGAAGGGGAAGAAGAGCTTCGTCGATCAGGATCAGGTGCAAGCCAACATCCTGAAGACGCTGCACGGGATGAAGGGTCCCGCGCCGCGCCGGAAGATCCGCTCCGACGAGCCGTCGTACCGCGACATCATCGCGTCGCGCGCGGCCGAGGAGAAGGAGCGCGAGAAGACGATCATCCGCGTCAACGAATTCATCTCGGTGAGCGAGCTCGCCGAGGCGATGAAGGTGCCGGCCAACCAGATCGTCGCGTTCGCCTTCAAGGAACTCGGCCTGATGGTCACGGTGAACCAGCGGCTCGACTTCGACCAGATCGAACTGATCGCCTCCGAGTTCGGCTTCCAGGCCGTGCGCGAAGAGGAGTATCACGCCGAGGTCGTCGAGGAAGAGGTGGAGGAAGAGGGCACCCTCTCCCCGCGTCCGCCGGTCGTCACCATCATGGGTCACGTCGACCACGGCAAGACGTCGTTGCTCGACTACATCCGGAAGGCCAACGTCGCCGCCGGCGAGGCCGGTGGCATCACGCAGCACATCGGTGCCTACCAGATCGAAATGGGTGGCAAGTCGATCACCTTCCTCGACACCCCGGGCCACCAGGCCTTCACCACGATGAGAGCCCGTGGCGCGCAGGTGACGGACATCGTCGTCCTCGTCGTGGCAGCCGATGACCAGGTGATGCCGCAGACGATCGAAGCCATCTCGCACGCCAAGAATGCCGGCGTGCCGATCGTCGTCGCGATCAACAAGATCGACCTCCCGGCGGCAAACCCCGGCAAGGTCAAGCAGGACCTCTTGCAGCACAGCGTGGTGCTCGAAGAGTTCGGTGGCACCACCCTGCACTCGATGATCTCGGCCAAGAAGGGCACCGGGATCCAGGAACTGCTGGAGCAGCTGCTCCTCCAGGCCGAAATCCTCGAGCTCAAGGCCAATGCCGATGCCAAGGCGCACGGCACCGTCATCGAAGCGACGCTCGACGCCGGCAAGGGCCCCCTCGCGACCATCCTGGTCCAGAAGGGCACCCTTCGCGTCGGCGAGAACTTCATCTGCGGCAAGTACTCGGGTCGTGTCCGCGCGCTGTACGACGAGCGTGGCAAGGCCGTGAAGTCGGCCGGGCCGTCGATCCCGGTGCAGGTCCTCGGCTTCGAGGGCGTGCCGGCCGCCGGTGACACCTTCATCGCCATGACCGACGCCGTCGAGGCGCGTGACATCGCGCAGAAGCGGCAGCGGCTCGAGCGCGAGGCGCAGAACCGGCGCTCGGCGCGCGGCGGCACGCTCGAGGATATCTCGCGCGCGCTGAAGGAAGGCGCCGTCTCGCAGCTGCGGATCATCATCAAGGCCGACCAGGGCGGCCCGGCGGAAGCACTCGCCGACTCGCTCGCGCAGCTCGGCACCAACGAAGTGCGCGTGGACATCGTCCACCGCGGCGTCGGCCAGATCTCCGAATCCGACGTGCTGCTCGCGAAGGCCTCGGGCGCCATCATCCTCGGCTTCCACGTCCGTCCCGACGCCAATGCGCGCTCGGCGGCGGAACGCGAGGGCGTGGACATCCGGACGTACCGGATCATCTACGAGGCCGTCGAGGACGTGAAGAACGCGCTCGAAGGGCTGCTCAAGCCGGAAGAGAAGGAAACCATCCTCGGCGAAGCCGAAGTGCGCGAGGTGTTCAAGGTCACGCGCGTCGGCACCATCGCCGGCTGCATGGTCCGGAGCGGCATCATTCCGCGCACCGCGCGGGTGCGTCTCCTCCGCGACGGCTCGGTGGTCTACACCGGCAACCTCGGCTCGCTCAAGCGGTTCAAGGACGACGCCAAGGAAGTCCGTGAAGGCCTCGAGTGCGGTATCGGCATCGAGAACTTCAACGACGTGAAGGTCGGCGACGTGATCGAGGCGTTCCGGACCGAAGAGGTCAAGCGCACGCTCGCGGCCTCGGCTGCACAGGACTAG
- a CDS encoding zinc dependent phospholipase C family protein, whose product MKFAVAFALVALAALLFPEMLHAWTPGTHIVLGERILGSLELLPRAIADLLRAFPYDYLYGNIAADTTMAKKFAPADRHCHAWHVGMEVRDLADSDALRAFGLGYMSHLAADVVAHNHYVPRQLVVTSSTRSMGHTYWESRAETVLGEAVPKAARELIRLDHGAADQHLERILSPTIFSVSTNRKLFRGMVRVANSRTWQFGMQVASDQSRWELSEELIGANLDQATANIRSVLRDEASDVLRLDPNGEGAILRSKDVRREALVGRGRRDREWLSALADAQFGLPALAAGKVVVDPPRLKD is encoded by the coding sequence ATGAAGTTCGCCGTGGCGTTCGCGCTGGTCGCGCTCGCCGCCCTGCTCTTCCCCGAGATGTTGCACGCCTGGACCCCGGGGACGCATATCGTCCTCGGTGAGCGGATCCTCGGTTCCTTGGAGCTGCTGCCGAGGGCGATTGCCGACCTGCTGCGCGCCTTCCCGTACGACTACCTCTATGGCAACATCGCGGCCGATACCACGATGGCGAAGAAATTCGCCCCCGCCGATCGGCACTGCCACGCCTGGCATGTCGGGATGGAGGTGCGCGACCTCGCCGACTCCGACGCGCTGCGCGCCTTCGGCCTCGGCTACATGTCGCACCTCGCCGCCGACGTGGTGGCGCACAACCACTATGTGCCGCGGCAGCTGGTGGTCACCAGCAGCACGCGATCGATGGGGCACACCTACTGGGAAAGTCGAGCGGAGACGGTGCTGGGCGAGGCGGTGCCGAAGGCGGCGCGCGAACTGATCCGGCTCGACCACGGCGCGGCCGACCAGCACCTCGAGCGGATTCTTTCGCCGACGATCTTCTCGGTCTCGACCAATCGGAAGCTGTTCCGCGGGATGGTGCGCGTCGCGAACTCCCGGACGTGGCAGTTCGGGATGCAGGTGGCGAGCGACCAGAGTCGATGGGAACTGTCGGAGGAGTTGATCGGCGCCAACCTGGATCAGGCCACAGCCAATATCCGCTCGGTCCTCCGTGACGAGGCGTCGGACGTGCTGCGGCTCGACCCGAATGGCGAGGGCGCGATCCTGCGGAGCAAGGACGTGCGGCGCGAGGCGCTGGTCGGGCGGGGCCGTCGCGACCGCGAGTGGCTGTCGGCGCTCGCCGACGCACAGTTCGGCTTGCCCGCGCTCGCGGCGGGCAAGGTCGTGGTCGACCCGCCGCGGCTCAAGGACTAG
- a CDS encoding ribosomal L7Ae/L30e/S12e/Gadd45 family protein, which translates to MTPLPPDAAARLLGLIGLGVRGGGVSIGVDGTRALLQRRECLLVVVASDATQRVQDKVVRLAKGISVPVLVGPDADSLGARLGRPATMVVGVQDRALAAGILAVNRDP; encoded by the coding sequence GTGACGCCCCTCCCGCCTGACGCAGCGGCGCGTCTCCTCGGCCTCATCGGCCTGGGAGTGCGCGGTGGCGGCGTGAGCATTGGCGTGGATGGGACACGCGCCCTGTTGCAGCGGCGCGAGTGCCTGCTGGTGGTGGTGGCATCGGACGCCACGCAGCGGGTGCAGGACAAGGTGGTACGGTTGGCCAAAGGCATCAGCGTCCCGGTTCTGGTGGGGCCCGATGCCGACTCGCTCGGGGCACGGCTGGGACGCCCCGCGACGATGGTGGTGGGAGTGCAGGATCGGGCGCTGGCGGCGGGAATCCTCGCCGTGAATCGCGACCCGTGA